A stretch of Rhinopithecus roxellana isolate Shanxi Qingling chromosome 12, ASM756505v1, whole genome shotgun sequence DNA encodes these proteins:
- the LOC115900762 gene encoding latent-transforming growth factor beta-binding protein 4-like has translation MRWIPDRREKFQQRPQQMLQPQAPLRLGPLLHEKVHGASTRVLISPHRVGNSRSPAPRVRHLSLLPPDWPHGERWRRPAVIGGKFTALGWTVEKVSRPPAGVGAGTGAGPRRAGLAGQTARPERDSAPDTMRRPGTSGRRPLLLVLLLPLFAAAASAASPSPSLTQVVEVAGVPSRLASVAACRCCPGQTSRRSRCIQASCRVRNCQPRKCAGSQQCLNPLPAVPSPSPSVRKRQVSLNWQPLTLQEARALLKRRRPRGPGGRGLLRRRPPQRAPAGKAPGQKRINFSCLPKCGPHYS, from the exons CACCCCTACGCCTGGGACCTCTGCTCCACGAGAAGGTTCACGGAGCCAGTACCCGAGTCCTAATTTCCCCCCACCGCGTGGGGAACTCGAGGTCCCCCGCGCCCCGCGTCCGGCACCTGTCCCTGCTGCCTCCTGATTGGCCGCACGGCGAGCGCTGGCGGCGCCCGGCTGTGATTGGCGGGAAGTTCACAGCCCTTGGCTGGACGGTGGAGAAAGTGAGTCGGCCTccggcgggggtgggggcggggacaGGGGCGGGGCCGCGGCGAGCCGGACTCGCTGGACAGACCGCCCGCCCGGAGCGGGACTCGGCGCCCGACACGATGCGGAGGCCTGGCACCAGCGGCCGCCGCCCCCtcctgctggtgctgctgctgccgctCTTCGCAGCCGCCGCCTCCGccgccagccccagccccagcctcacccAGGTCGTCGAGGTCGCAGGGGTCCCCAGCCGCCTGGCCAG CGTTGCTGCTTGTCGCTGCTGCCCAGGCCAGACGTCTAGGAGGAGCCGCTGCATCCAAG CCTCCTGCAGGGTCCGAAACTGCCAGCCCAGAAAGTGTGCAGGCTCCCAGCAGTGCCTGAACCCATTGCCTGCAGTGCCCAGTCCCAGCCCCAGCGTGAGGAAGAGACAGGTGTCCCTGAACTGGCAGCCACTGAC gctgcaggAGGCCAGAGCTCTACTGAAGCGGCGGAGGCCCCGGGGGCCCGGGGGCCGGGGACTACTGAGAAGGAGGCCCCCACAGCGTGCCCCCGCTGGCAAGGCCCCGG GGCAGAAGAGGATCAACTTTAGCTGTCTACCCAAATGCGGCCCCCACTACTCTTAA